From Streptomyces sp. Edi4, one genomic window encodes:
- a CDS encoding non-ribosomal peptide synthetase: protein MSDTLHSSFVEQAVKSPDAPAVYSDAGVLTYDELNERSRALAERLVTEGAGPGVPVGICVERTPDLLVAILAVLRTGSCYLPLDPDYPAERLAFMVRDSGTRLVLTTPASLAACPAGPTAVVLGEAVRTGAGERPVPVVPGDTAYIIYTSGSTGRPKGVAIHHGGCVAMLAEMDRVFAGCDLSGVSAASSVCFDMSVMEIFAALCRGGAVVLVESAVHLPDSQYADKVTHLNVVPSVMNSLLDAGALPPRVRTVVFGGEPLRRKLADRAYRETGADRVYNAYGPTEGTVFCSVKLVPRDGSGEPTLGAPSPGVRAYVLDENLLPQPAGVLGELYIGGPGLAHGYVNRPRTTAERFVPDPFRDGERMYRTGDVVAFTEDGELQFGGRADHQVKLRGFRIELEEVEARLTGCPEARESAAVVRDNKLIGYVVPEGDARDGVWSNAVLQSAITGRLATELPEHMVPATIVFLAALPLAPGGKLDRAALPEPPAPVSDGPMTAPGTPTEIALAEIWGQLLDLEPTGIDVHAAFYDLGGDSLLLVRLARLMTRRFDRRVRVPDLFSFRDISSLAGWLDDDSGAAPEAVTSARLRAGARRAALRGRAAPTGR from the coding sequence GTGAGCGACACCCTGCACTCCTCCTTCGTCGAGCAGGCGGTCAAGAGTCCCGACGCGCCCGCCGTCTACTCCGACGCCGGCGTCCTGACCTATGACGAACTCAACGAACGCTCCCGCGCGCTGGCCGAACGGCTCGTCACCGAGGGCGCGGGCCCCGGGGTCCCGGTCGGCATCTGCGTCGAGCGCACCCCCGACCTGCTCGTGGCCATCCTGGCCGTCCTGCGGACCGGCTCCTGCTATCTGCCCCTCGACCCCGACTACCCCGCCGAGCGGCTGGCGTTCATGGTCCGCGACAGCGGGACCCGCCTCGTGCTGACCACCCCCGCCTCCCTGGCCGCCTGCCCGGCCGGGCCGACCGCCGTCGTCCTGGGCGAGGCCGTGAGGACCGGAGCCGGCGAGCGGCCCGTGCCGGTCGTGCCCGGTGACACCGCGTACATCATCTACACCTCGGGATCCACCGGCCGGCCCAAGGGCGTGGCCATCCACCACGGCGGCTGCGTCGCCATGCTGGCCGAAATGGACCGGGTCTTCGCGGGGTGTGATCTCAGCGGTGTCTCGGCGGCGAGCTCGGTCTGCTTCGACATGTCGGTGATGGAGATCTTCGCCGCGCTGTGCCGGGGCGGCGCCGTCGTGCTCGTGGAGAGCGCGGTCCATCTGCCGGACAGCCAGTACGCCGACAAGGTCACCCATCTCAACGTCGTACCGTCGGTGATGAACAGTCTGCTCGACGCGGGCGCGCTGCCGCCCAGGGTGCGTACGGTCGTGTTCGGCGGTGAGCCGCTGCGGCGCAAGCTGGCGGACCGGGCGTACCGGGAGACGGGCGCCGACCGCGTCTACAACGCCTACGGCCCCACCGAGGGCACCGTGTTCTGCTCGGTCAAACTGGTGCCCAGGGACGGGAGCGGCGAGCCCACGCTCGGCGCGCCCTCGCCCGGCGTCCGCGCCTATGTGCTGGACGAGAATTTGCTCCCGCAGCCGGCCGGCGTCCTGGGCGAGCTGTACATCGGCGGCCCGGGCCTGGCCCATGGTTACGTCAACCGGCCGCGCACCACGGCCGAACGGTTCGTGCCCGATCCGTTTCGCGACGGCGAACGCATGTATCGCACCGGTGACGTCGTCGCGTTCACCGAGGACGGCGAGCTCCAGTTCGGCGGCCGCGCGGACCACCAGGTCAAGCTGCGGGGCTTCCGCATCGAACTGGAGGAGGTCGAGGCCCGGCTGACCGGCTGCCCCGAGGCGCGCGAGTCCGCCGCCGTCGTACGGGACAACAAGCTGATCGGGTATGTCGTGCCCGAGGGCGACGCCCGTGACGGCGTCTGGTCAAACGCCGTGCTCCAGTCGGCGATCACCGGCAGGCTCGCCACGGAGCTGCCCGAGCACATGGTCCCCGCGACCATCGTGTTCTTGGCGGCACTTCCACTGGCACCGGGCGGCAAGCTCGACCGCGCCGCGCTGCCGGAGCCCCCGGCGCCCGTCTCGGACGGGCCCATGACGGCGCCCGGCACCCCGACCGAGATCGCGCTTGCGGAGATCTGGGGGCAGCTCCTGGACCTGGAACCGACGGGCATCGACGTCCACGCCGCCTTCTACGACCTCGGCGGGGACTCGCTGCTCCTGGTCCGGCTCGCCCGCCTGATGACCCGGCGCTTCGACCGCCGCGTGCGGGTGCCCGACCTGTTCAGCTTCCGCGACATCTCCTCCCTGGCCGGCTGGCTCGACGACGACAGCGGCGCCGCGCCCGAGGCCGTCACGTCGGCCCGCCTGCGCGCCGGCGCCCGTCGCGCGGCGCTGCGCGGGCGCGCCGCCCCCACCGGCCGCTGA
- a CDS encoding type I polyketide synthase, whose product MTESPEQDYDPGDVAVIGMSLRAPGARNKEEFWDNLVHGRESVSFLAKEDILVDETLIHSPFYVRACGVLEGYDQFDPSVFGISDRMAAAMTPENRLFLESAWEALEDGGYDPDRLTAEMGMYGANNPQTAALYSSPPDRVSVGPEAIEASLAWSPDTMTSNALYYMGLTGEAVTVAAVCAGFHYAVHLACQSLLLGQSDMAIAGGAMVRLPHPRGHLWEENRVLSKDGHCRPFDANGTGTSLSSGVVTVLLKPVAGAVADRDHIYAVVKGSAVNNNGVSAMAYGLAQPERLSACIAGAMEVGGVTPDTVSLYEANGLGLPMTDELEVHAASMAFGKQTATTSIGGVKGNVGHGGVVSGGFGAMKAALALHHRTLPETINLTEVNQDLDFPSTPFVPQREGAPWEPESGIRRAGITSIGGGGYNAHLVLEEAPTLAPRAPEAVGRPRLATLSALDDEALDQRRVRLREWLTAHPDQRLDDICYSLNLGRKVMARRWAAVVRSREELIAALSDDSPRGQATSTAAAPHVDVDSFPRGDHGLVCAGPDAGSLSALAAAWVTGERVDFAALHTGEASHRVPLPTYPFRPRRFWRTDW is encoded by the coding sequence ATGACCGAAAGCCCCGAGCAGGACTACGACCCGGGTGATGTGGCCGTCATCGGCATGTCGCTCCGCGCGCCCGGCGCCAGGAACAAGGAGGAGTTCTGGGACAACCTCGTCCACGGCAGGGAGTCGGTGTCGTTCCTGGCCAAGGAGGACATCCTGGTCGACGAGACCCTGATCCACAGCCCGTTCTACGTGCGTGCCTGCGGTGTGCTCGAAGGGTATGACCAGTTCGATCCGTCGGTCTTCGGCATCAGCGACCGCATGGCGGCGGCGATGACCCCGGAGAACCGGCTTTTCCTGGAGAGCGCGTGGGAGGCCCTTGAGGACGGCGGTTACGATCCGGACCGGCTCACGGCCGAGATGGGCATGTACGGCGCGAACAACCCGCAGACCGCCGCGCTCTACAGCTCCCCGCCGGACCGCGTATCGGTCGGCCCCGAGGCGATCGAGGCCAGTCTCGCGTGGTCGCCCGACACCATGACCTCCAACGCGCTCTACTACATGGGCCTGACCGGCGAAGCCGTCACCGTCGCCGCCGTCTGCGCCGGGTTCCACTACGCGGTGCACCTGGCCTGCCAGTCGCTGCTGCTCGGCCAGAGCGACATGGCGATCGCGGGCGGTGCGATGGTCCGCCTGCCGCACCCGCGCGGTCACCTGTGGGAGGAGAACCGCGTCCTGTCCAAGGACGGCCACTGCCGGCCCTTCGACGCCAACGGCACCGGCACCTCGCTGTCCAGCGGTGTCGTGACCGTGCTGCTCAAGCCGGTGGCCGGGGCCGTCGCCGACCGCGATCACATCTACGCCGTGGTCAAGGGCTCGGCCGTCAACAACAACGGCGTCAGCGCGATGGCCTACGGTCTGGCCCAGCCCGAGCGGCTGAGCGCGTGCATCGCGGGCGCCATGGAGGTCGGCGGCGTCACCCCCGACACGGTGTCCCTGTACGAGGCCAACGGTCTCGGTCTGCCGATGACGGACGAGCTGGAGGTGCACGCGGCGAGCATGGCGTTCGGCAAGCAGACCGCCACCACCTCGATCGGCGGAGTCAAGGGCAATGTCGGCCATGGCGGTGTGGTGTCGGGCGGCTTCGGCGCGATGAAGGCCGCGCTGGCCCTGCACCACCGCACACTCCCGGAGACGATCAACCTGACGGAGGTCAACCAGGACCTCGACTTCCCGAGCACCCCCTTCGTTCCTCAGCGTGAAGGGGCGCCCTGGGAGCCGGAGTCCGGCATCCGCCGCGCGGGCATCACCTCGATCGGTGGTGGTGGCTACAACGCGCACCTGGTCCTGGAGGAGGCGCCGACGCTCGCCCCGCGCGCCCCCGAGGCCGTCGGCAGGCCGCGCCTGGCCACGCTGTCCGCCCTGGACGACGAGGCGCTCGACCAGCGGCGCGTGAGGCTGCGGGAGTGGCTCACGGCCCATCCCGACCAGCGCCTTGACGACATCTGTTACAGCCTGAACCTGGGGCGCAAGGTGATGGCCCGCCGGTGGGCGGCCGTCGTCCGCAGCCGCGAGGAGCTGATCGCGGCGCTGTCCGACGATTCCCCCCGCGGCCAGGCCACCTCGACGGCCGCCGCGCCGCACGTGGACGTGGACTCCTTCCCACGCGGCGACCACGGCCTGGTGTGCGCGGGACCGGACGCGGGGTCTCTTTCCGCTCTGGCCGCCGCCTGGGTGACCGGTGAGCGGGTGGACTTCGCCGCCCTGCACACCGGGGAGGCCAGCCACCGCGTGCCGCTGCCCACCTATCCGTTCCGGCCGCGCCGGTTCTGGCGTACGGACTGGTGA
- a CDS encoding cytochrome P450 — translation MSVRTPVLDTVDLGDPATFAERDLTAFWRTLRDSAPLYWNPPTEGRRGFWVLSRYDDIMATYRDNVTFTSERGNVLVTLLEGGDAGAGRMLAVTDGHRHHALRKILQRVLSPRVLSQVARTVRANTRQLVREAVEAGGCDFAEEIAGRIPMTTISNLLGVPGQDREFLLSLTKSALSTNGTDVDEVESEMARNELLMYFMDLVEERRASPGDDVISMLIASSIDGVPLSDEDVVLNCYSLIIGGDETSRLTMIDCVHTLADHDGQWQRLKDGEAGIDTAVEEVLRWASPTMHFGRTVVHPVDLHGERLRPGEIVTLWHASGNRDERVFDRPGTFDLGRTPNKHLAFGYGPHFCVGSYLAKVEISELLMALRDFTTGFERTDEPRRIRSNFLTGFATLPVRFRPDHRGLKEVD, via the coding sequence GTGAGCGTGCGCACTCCGGTACTGGACACCGTGGACCTGGGCGACCCCGCCACCTTCGCCGAGCGCGACCTCACCGCGTTCTGGCGCACCCTGCGCGACAGCGCCCCCCTGTACTGGAACCCGCCCACCGAGGGCCGCCGGGGTTTTTGGGTGCTCTCCCGCTACGACGACATCATGGCCACCTACCGTGACAACGTGACCTTCACATCCGAGCGCGGCAACGTACTGGTCACCCTCCTTGAGGGCGGTGACGCGGGGGCCGGCCGGATGCTGGCCGTCACCGACGGGCACCGCCACCACGCACTGCGCAAGATCCTTCAACGGGTGCTCTCACCGAGGGTACTGAGCCAGGTCGCCCGGACGGTTCGGGCCAACACCCGGCAGTTGGTCCGCGAGGCGGTCGAGGCGGGCGGCTGCGACTTCGCCGAGGAGATCGCCGGCCGGATCCCGATGACCACGATCTCCAACCTGCTCGGCGTGCCCGGGCAGGACCGCGAATTCCTGCTCTCGCTGACCAAGAGCGCGCTGTCGACGAACGGCACGGATGTCGACGAGGTCGAGTCCGAGATGGCCCGCAACGAGTTGTTGATGTACTTCATGGACCTCGTGGAGGAGCGGCGCGCGTCGCCGGGCGACGACGTCATCAGCATGCTCATCGCCAGCTCCATCGACGGTGTGCCGCTGTCCGACGAGGACGTCGTGCTCAACTGCTACAGCCTCATCATCGGCGGCGACGAGACCAGCAGGCTCACGATGATCGACTGCGTCCACACCCTGGCGGACCACGACGGGCAGTGGCAGCGCCTCAAGGACGGCGAGGCCGGCATCGACACGGCGGTCGAGGAGGTGCTGCGCTGGGCGTCACCCACCATGCACTTCGGGCGCACCGTCGTCCACCCGGTGGACCTGCACGGCGAACGGCTGCGGCCGGGCGAGATCGTCACGCTCTGGCACGCGTCCGGCAACCGGGACGAGCGTGTTTTCGACCGGCCCGGGACCTTCGATCTGGGCCGCACCCCCAACAAACACCTGGCCTTCGGCTACGGGCCGCACTTCTGCGTGGGCTCCTACCTGGCCAAGGTGGAGATCTCCGAACTGCTCATGGCGCTACGGGACTTCACCACCGGATTCGAGCGCACCGACGAGCCGCGACGCATCCGGTCCAACTTCCTGACCGGGTTCGCCACGCTGCCCGTGCGGTTCCGGCCCGATCACCGCGGACTGAAAGAGGTCGACTGA
- a CDS encoding formyltransferase family protein: MNIYLSGRGAFAVQVGDALLDEGHKVVGAAAPRLRRGRSDESDAMSWDRLRSWAYPRSIPWTDSAELRAMHIPDGVDVIVAAHSHAFLGRRTRARAAVATIGYHPSLLPLHRGRDAIRWTIRDGDKVTGGSVYHLTERTDAGPLAAQEHLLVPPGSTAQSLWREHLAPLGVRLLLKVVADLAQDRRIEVPQDERLATWEPAMDAKPLFKPELIALPGSARVEGGKWALHQS, from the coding sequence GTGAACATCTATCTCTCCGGGCGCGGGGCGTTCGCGGTGCAGGTCGGCGACGCCCTGCTCGACGAAGGGCACAAGGTCGTCGGCGCCGCCGCGCCCCGCCTGCGCAGGGGGCGGTCCGACGAGAGCGACGCGATGTCCTGGGACCGGCTTCGTTCGTGGGCGTACCCGCGGAGCATCCCGTGGACGGACTCGGCCGAGCTGCGCGCGATGCACATCCCCGACGGCGTGGACGTCATCGTCGCCGCCCACTCCCACGCCTTCCTCGGCCGCCGCACCCGCGCGCGTGCCGCCGTCGCCACCATCGGCTACCACCCCAGTCTGCTGCCGTTGCACCGGGGCCGTGACGCGATCCGGTGGACGATCCGGGACGGCGACAAGGTGACGGGCGGGAGCGTCTACCACCTGACGGAACGGACCGACGCCGGCCCGCTCGCCGCGCAGGAACACCTGCTGGTGCCGCCGGGCTCGACCGCCCAGAGTCTGTGGCGTGAGCATCTGGCACCGCTGGGTGTGCGGCTGCTCCTCAAGGTGGTCGCCGATCTCGCCCAGGACCGGCGGATCGAGGTTCCGCAGGACGAGCGCCTGGCGACCTGGGAGCCCGCGATGGACGCGAAGCCGCTGTTCAAGCCCGAGCTGATCGCGCTGCCGGGTTCGGCCCGCGTCGAGGGCGGCAAGTGGGCGCTGCATCAGTCGTGA
- a CDS encoding FAD-dependent oxidoreductase, producing MLPARPGTARAREAKSLSVGVVGGGIAGLAAATALAERGVGVTLYERAGTLGGRLAGWPTTLSDGSRVTMSRGFHAFFRQYYNLRALLRRTDPGLRRLTPLPDYPLRHADGLHDSFAAVPRTPPWSALAFAARSPSFPPRELARVNAGAALGLLDVRVPDVYARLDSISAYDYLDTIRFPRSARHLAFEVFSRSFFADPRTLSAAEMALMFHIYFLGSAEGLLFDVPDEPFPQALWDPLADRLRRLGARVRTSTRIDSLTPDARGGVRVATATDDVHHDACVLALNVPGLVQLVRESPELGDPAWRARVGRLPTAPPFLVSRLWLDRPVASDRPGFLGTSGYGDLDNVSVLERWEGEAARWSARTGGSVVELHAYAQPQRGDRRATRDRLIAQLRRVYPETRDCAVIDARHEWREDCPLFAVGSYRDRPTVRTSHPGVMLAGDMIRCDLPVALMERAATTGMLAANALLARWGIAGHELWTVPPRGRTLVTRRLAALSAR from the coding sequence CTGCTGCCCGCGCGACCCGGCACCGCGCGTGCCCGCGAGGCCAAGTCCCTCTCCGTCGGCGTCGTCGGAGGAGGCATCGCGGGTCTCGCGGCCGCGACGGCGCTGGCCGAACGCGGCGTGGGCGTCACTCTGTACGAACGCGCCGGCACACTGGGCGGCCGTCTGGCGGGCTGGCCCACCACCCTGAGCGACGGCAGCCGGGTCACGATGAGCCGGGGCTTCCACGCCTTCTTCCGCCAGTACTACAACCTCCGCGCCCTGCTGCGCCGCACCGATCCCGGGCTGCGACGCCTCACGCCGCTCCCCGACTATCCGCTCCGGCACGCGGACGGCCTCCACGACAGCTTCGCCGCCGTGCCGAGGACGCCACCGTGGAGCGCCTTGGCCTTCGCCGCCCGCAGCCCCTCCTTCCCGCCGCGTGAGCTGGCCCGGGTGAACGCGGGGGCCGCTCTCGGCCTGCTCGACGTACGCGTCCCCGATGTGTACGCGCGCCTCGACTCGATCAGCGCGTACGACTACCTCGACACGATCCGCTTCCCCCGGTCCGCCCGGCACCTGGCGTTCGAGGTCTTCTCCCGCAGCTTCTTCGCCGACCCGCGCACCCTCTCGGCGGCCGAAATGGCCCTGATGTTCCACATCTACTTCCTCGGCTCGGCCGAAGGCCTGCTCTTCGACGTGCCGGACGAGCCGTTCCCCCAGGCGCTGTGGGACCCCCTGGCGGACCGGCTGCGGCGGCTCGGCGCACGGGTCCGCACCTCCACGAGGATCGACAGCCTCACGCCGGACGCCCGGGGCGGCGTGCGCGTGGCCACGGCGACGGACGACGTCCACCACGACGCCTGCGTCCTCGCGCTGAACGTTCCCGGACTGGTGCAACTGGTGCGAGAAAGCCCGGAGTTGGGGGATCCGGCCTGGCGGGCGCGGGTCGGGAGGCTGCCTACGGCGCCTCCGTTCCTGGTCAGCCGGCTGTGGCTGGACCGTCCCGTGGCGAGCGACCGGCCCGGCTTTCTCGGCACCAGCGGATACGGCGACCTCGACAACGTCAGCGTGCTCGAACGCTGGGAGGGCGAGGCGGCCCGCTGGAGTGCCCGCACGGGTGGCTCCGTGGTCGAACTGCACGCGTACGCACAGCCGCAACGCGGCGACCGGCGGGCCACGCGGGACCGGCTCATCGCCCAGCTGCGTCGCGTCTATCCCGAGACGCGTGATTGCGCGGTGATCGACGCCCGGCACGAATGGCGCGAGGACTGCCCGCTGTTCGCCGTGGGGAGCTACCGGGACCGGCCGACCGTGCGCACCAGCCACCCCGGCGTCATGCTCGCCGGCGACATGATCCGCTGCGACCTGCCCGTGGCGCTCATGGAACGGGCCGCCACCACGGGCATGCTCGCCGCCAACGCCCTGCTCGCGCGGTGGGGCATCGCCGGGCACGAGCTGTGGACGGTCCCGCCCCGTGGACGCACCCTGGTGACCAGGCGCCTGGCGGCGTTGTCGGCCCGCTGA
- a CDS encoding polyprenyl synthetase family protein — translation MDWEDGLRRDGHHPGGGPPAPQAAPGPAPGARGPTYAAVDADVPEAVRERLASFLAHRAEWAEALDETFAHDVVARLERFALGGGKRLRPQLLWWSLRGRARPGDARTRGALGLCAALELLQCCALIHDDVMDGDLVRRGEPALHAAVSGQYAPLAAGGGHRRLGESAAILAGDLALAWADDMVGELELPAPLASDVRSVWAVMRTEMVAGQYLDMHGEITGTRSLARAVRAACLKSALYTVERPLQLGALLADADARTTTALRSAGRCAGLAFQLHDDVRDLFSGLDGRPPGQDVRGGKPTYLMAVALARAEATGDTAAREVFGREVGHAELDADGLRAVREAVTSTGAHRIVTRRIARLLDMAHRHLDRAALDPDGHRRLAALMDTAAGRSPTTLPGDSAAPSPPGTRAAVIEEVS, via the coding sequence ATGGACTGGGAAGACGGCCTGCGGCGCGACGGTCATCACCCCGGAGGCGGCCCGCCGGCGCCGCAAGCGGCACCCGGTCCGGCCCCCGGGGCCAGGGGGCCGACGTACGCGGCGGTCGACGCCGATGTTCCCGAAGCGGTACGGGAGCGGCTCGCGTCGTTCCTCGCGCACCGCGCCGAGTGGGCCGAGGCGCTGGACGAGACGTTCGCGCACGACGTGGTGGCGCGCCTTGAGCGGTTCGCGCTCGGCGGGGGAAAGCGCCTGCGCCCGCAGTTGCTGTGGTGGAGTCTGCGGGGCCGCGCACGACCCGGCGACGCGCGGACGCGGGGCGCGCTCGGGCTGTGCGCCGCGCTCGAACTCCTTCAGTGCTGCGCGCTGATCCACGACGACGTCATGGACGGGGACCTGGTCCGGCGCGGCGAGCCGGCGCTGCACGCGGCGGTGTCCGGCCAGTACGCGCCCCTCGCGGCGGGCGGCGGTCACCGCAGGCTCGGCGAGTCCGCCGCGATCCTCGCCGGGGATCTGGCGCTGGCCTGGGCCGACGACATGGTCGGCGAACTGGAGCTGCCCGCACCCCTCGCGAGCGACGTGCGTTCGGTGTGGGCGGTGATGCGCACCGAGATGGTCGCGGGGCAGTACCTCGACATGCACGGGGAGATCACCGGCACCCGGTCCCTGGCCCGCGCCGTACGCGCCGCGTGTCTGAAAAGCGCCCTGTACACGGTGGAGCGCCCGCTCCAGCTCGGCGCCCTGCTCGCGGACGCCGACGCGCGGACCACGACGGCCCTGCGCTCGGCGGGCCGGTGCGCCGGACTCGCCTTCCAACTGCACGACGACGTAAGGGACTTGTTCAGCGGTCTCGACGGCAGGCCACCCGGCCAGGACGTCCGGGGCGGCAAACCCACCTACCTGATGGCGGTGGCCCTCGCCCGGGCCGAGGCCACCGGCGACACCGCGGCCCGGGAGGTGTTCGGCCGGGAGGTGGGCCACGCCGAGCTCGACGCGGACGGCCTGCGGGCGGTCCGCGAGGCCGTGACGTCCACGGGAGCCCACCGGATCGTGACGCGCAGGATCGCGCGCCTGCTGGACATGGCCCACCGCCATCTCGACCGCGCCGCACTGGACCCGGACGGCCACCGCCGCCTGGCCGCCCTCATGGACACCGCGGCCGGCCGGTCCCCTACGACACTCCCCGGGGACTCTGCCGCCCCTTCCCCGCCGGGCACGCGTGCCGCCGTGATCGAGGAGGTCTCATGA
- the crtI gene encoding phytoene desaturase family protein: MSRTIPGRTDHVVVVGAGLAGLAAALHLLGAGRRVTLVERSPGPGGRAGRLDSGGFLHDTGPTVLTMPEFADEAFAAVGASLYDHVELIALHPAYRARFADGATLDVHTDGDAMESEVARFAGAREAHGYRELRRWLQRLYRAQIGSFIDTNFDSPLQLLTPDLARLAALGGFGRLDARIGHFLKDERLRRVFSFQALYAGVPPARALAAYAVIAYMDTVAGVYFPRGGMHALPAAMADAAAAAGAELRYGQSVMRLERSGQRITAVVTAHERIACDAVVLTPDLPLSYRLLGRAPRRPMGLRAAPSAVVLHAGCDRTWPQLAHHTLSFGAAWKGTFHEVTRQGRLMSDPSLLITRPTASDPGLAPPGKHLHYVLAPCPNTAIGPDARAWAELAPRYRTQLLAELERRGLDGLAASVTDEHLVTPADWQARGHLYGTPFSAAHTFAQTGPFRPRNLVNGTENVVLAGCGTTPGVGVPTVLVSGKLAAARVTGAAAPRHRHRPASTSASASTPAPVRNAAQERP; the protein is encoded by the coding sequence ATGAGCCGGACGATCCCGGGCCGCACCGACCACGTTGTCGTCGTCGGGGCCGGGCTCGCCGGGCTCGCCGCGGCGCTGCACCTCCTGGGGGCGGGCCGCCGGGTCACTCTCGTCGAGCGGTCACCGGGCCCGGGCGGCCGCGCGGGACGCCTGGACAGCGGCGGCTTCCTGCATGACACGGGGCCGACCGTGCTGACCATGCCGGAATTCGCCGACGAGGCCTTCGCCGCCGTCGGCGCGAGCCTGTACGACCACGTCGAGCTGATCGCGCTGCACCCGGCCTACCGGGCGCGGTTCGCCGACGGCGCCACCCTGGACGTGCACACCGACGGCGACGCCATGGAGAGCGAGGTCGCCCGCTTCGCCGGCGCCCGCGAGGCCCACGGCTACCGGGAGCTGCGGCGCTGGCTCCAGCGGCTGTACCGGGCGCAGATCGGCAGCTTCATCGACACCAACTTCGACTCGCCGCTCCAGCTGCTCACCCCCGATCTCGCCCGGCTCGCCGCTCTGGGCGGCTTCGGCCGGCTCGACGCGCGCATCGGGCACTTCCTCAAGGACGAAAGGCTGCGCAGGGTCTTCTCCTTCCAGGCCCTGTACGCGGGTGTGCCCCCGGCCCGCGCCCTCGCCGCGTACGCCGTCATCGCGTACATGGACACCGTCGCCGGCGTGTACTTCCCGCGCGGCGGCATGCACGCGCTTCCTGCCGCCATGGCCGACGCCGCCGCAGCGGCCGGCGCCGAACTGCGCTATGGCCAGAGCGTGATGCGTCTGGAGCGCTCGGGGCAGCGGATCACGGCGGTGGTGACCGCGCACGAACGCATCGCCTGCGACGCCGTCGTCCTCACCCCCGACCTGCCCCTGTCCTACCGGCTGCTCGGCCGGGCGCCCCGGCGCCCGATGGGCCTGCGGGCCGCCCCGTCGGCCGTGGTCCTGCACGCCGGATGCGACCGGACCTGGCCCCAACTCGCCCACCACACCCTTTCGTTCGGCGCGGCGTGGAAAGGGACATTCCACGAAGTCACCCGGCAGGGAAGGCTCATGAGTGATCCCTCTCTGCTCATCACCCGGCCCACCGCGAGCGACCCGGGGCTCGCGCCTCCCGGCAAGCACCTGCACTACGTCCTGGCCCCCTGCCCCAACACCGCCATCGGCCCCGACGCCCGCGCCTGGGCCGAACTCGCGCCGCGTTACCGCACGCAGCTCCTGGCCGAACTGGAACGCCGGGGCCTGGACGGACTCGCCGCGTCCGTGACGGACGAGCACCTGGTCACCCCGGCCGACTGGCAGGCGAGGGGGCACCTGTACGGAACGCCCTTCTCCGCCGCCCACACCTTCGCGCAGACCGGCCCCTTCCGGCCGCGCAACCTCGTCAACGGGACCGAGAACGTCGTCCTCGCCGGGTGCGGCACCACCCCCGGTGTGGGGGTGCCCACGGTGCTCGTCTCGGGAAAGCTCGCGGCCGCGCGCGTCACCGGGGCCGCCGCTCCCCGCCACCGCCACCGCCCGGCCTCGACCTCGGCCTCGGCCTCGACCCCCGCCCCGGTCCGCAACGCCGCCCAGGAGCGCCCCTGA